One segment of Rhodospirillales bacterium DNA contains the following:
- a CDS encoding B12-binding domain-containing radical SAM protein, with protein sequence MRNALLVYPEHPHTYWGANFALEFVGIKAAFPPLGLLTIAAMFPPKYNLRVVDMNVDPVTDSDLEWADMVFTSTMIVQRVSLQTVIERCIRAGVPVVAGGPHPTTFHDEIRGVDYFVLDEAEETFPQFLRDLENGTPKKMYREPRKPDVSRTPIPRFDLIDMKSYHSMGVQFSRGCPFDCEFCDITKLYGRVPRTKSPDQMVREFDVLFELGWRGPVFLVDDNFIGNKRDAMNLLPVLAEWQQVRGYPFLLSTEASLNLARMDDLMEAMIQAGFDTVFLGIETPNPEALLKTKKPQNTSKEEENFLFRAVRRIQRKGMQVQGGFILGLDGDDETVFDIQIEFIQATGIPVAPIYLLTALKGTDMYKRLQDEGRLLNVAIGTQATILNFKTELDHRTLLEGYRRVTSTLYDPTLENYFSRCLTLFEHLKPVPHLQKPKSKNAVFTDLMLVRGRLSPEQVPAYTKYVAEVSRKHPRMLPKAIRLAALGYHFEKITRQQIAIHDFKEFLAEELESFKEDAAACAEQPEHVDVLRQRLFADVNTRYKSIPGDFRYHSDGIDTALDSFRTAINVQAAQQARLPAA encoded by the coding sequence ATGCGGAACGCGCTCTTGGTCTATCCGGAGCACCCCCATACCTACTGGGGAGCGAACTTCGCGCTGGAATTCGTGGGAATCAAGGCGGCCTTTCCGCCGCTGGGCCTCCTGACCATCGCGGCCATGTTTCCACCGAAATACAACCTCCGTGTCGTGGACATGAACGTGGACCCCGTGACCGACTCGGACCTGGAATGGGCCGACATGGTGTTTACGTCCACCATGATTGTGCAGCGAGTATCCCTCCAGACGGTCATCGAGCGCTGCATTCGGGCCGGGGTGCCGGTCGTGGCCGGTGGGCCGCATCCGACCACATTTCACGATGAGATCCGCGGTGTCGATTACTTCGTGCTGGACGAGGCCGAAGAGACATTCCCCCAGTTTCTGCGCGACCTGGAGAACGGCACACCGAAGAAGATGTATCGGGAACCGCGGAAACCGGACGTGAGCCGAACGCCGATCCCGCGCTTCGACCTCATCGACATGAAGAGCTATCACTCGATGGGGGTTCAGTTCTCACGCGGATGTCCATTCGATTGCGAGTTTTGCGACATCACCAAGCTCTACGGCCGGGTGCCCCGGACCAAGTCACCAGATCAGATGGTGCGCGAGTTCGACGTTCTGTTCGAACTTGGCTGGCGGGGCCCCGTGTTCCTCGTCGATGACAATTTCATCGGCAACAAGCGTGACGCAATGAATCTGCTGCCGGTACTGGCGGAATGGCAACAGGTGCGCGGTTACCCGTTCCTCCTGAGCACCGAGGCAAGCCTGAATCTCGCGCGCATGGACGACCTCATGGAAGCCATGATCCAGGCCGGCTTCGACACCGTGTTCCTGGGAATCGAGACCCCCAACCCTGAGGCTCTGCTCAAGACGAAGAAACCCCAGAACACCAGCAAGGAAGAAGAGAACTTCCTGTTTCGGGCAGTCCGGAGGATCCAACGCAAGGGCATGCAGGTGCAGGGAGGTTTCATCCTGGGTCTGGACGGCGATGACGAAACCGTGTTCGACATCCAGATCGAGTTCATCCAGGCGACCGGGATTCCCGTGGCCCCGATCTATCTCCTTACGGCACTGAAGGGCACGGACATGTACAAGCGCCTTCAGGATGAAGGCCGCCTGCTCAATGTGGCGATCGGGACCCAGGCCACCATTCTGAACTTCAAGACGGAACTGGATCACCGGACGTTGCTCGAAGGATATCGGCGCGTGACCTCCACGCTCTACGATCCGACACTGGAGAACTATTTCAGCCGCTGCCTGACGCTGTTCGAACACTTGAAGCCGGTACCGCACCTGCAGAAACCCAAGAGCAAGAACGCGGTCTTCACGGACCTCATGCTTGTGCGCGGACGTCTTTCCCCGGAGCAGGTCCCGGCCTACACGAAGTACGTGGCGGAGGTATCGAGAAAGCATCCCCGCATGCTTCCAAAGGCCATCCGGCTGGCGGCATTGGGTTACCACTTCGAGAAGATCACCCGCCAGCAAATCGCGATCCATGACTTCAAGGAATTTCTGGCAGAGGAACTGGAGTCGTTCAAAGAAGACGCGGCCGCGTGTGCCGAACAGCCGGAGCACGTCGACGTCCTGCGACAAAGACTGTTCGCGGACGTCAACACCCGTTACAAGTCGATCCCGGGCGACTTCCGCTACCACAGCGATGGAATCGACACCGCCTTGGACTCTTTCCGCACGGCCATCAACGTGCAGGCTGCGCAGCAGGCGCGGTTGCCGGCGGCCTGA
- a CDS encoding SDR family NAD(P)-dependent oxidoreductase — protein MSSQEFNFPVAITGYSYRLPGGIHTDSDFWDLLSRREIVQEPITDRYGRGYRPIGGFSGPGRFASAYEGLIRDDEEKLFDRSLFGLSQSEMLSTDPQVRMLLTCAWEAFERVGWDLHSLRNSPTGVYIGAQVPPVSNWRPMRGAQPFDVTGISLAMLANRISYHFNLMGSSTTYCTACSASLTALHAAMNGLQRGDCEQALVGSVNYMGTARLSASFNALGVISPDGKCHSFDAEANGYMRSEGAFVFTIKPLTAAERDGDPIHAVIEATAVNAAGAADGTEGLAQGRYITAPTRHAQAELMRVAGARAGRAPQEFDYIEAHATGTVVGDRIEGNAITDAFAGPERETSLRIASVKSNLGHMEAAAFHCALLKVLLMLQRRTFAPISKNFVVPNPEIDFDRCPMQVQTECEPFPERPVVVGINSFGFGGANGHCVVREYRPARPRTWSVSLAPEAGFMIPLSARTGSALTESARRLRDFVAEHEPDLYTLAGNLGRRRTHFAMRAPFAVRNREELVEALEAFIEDPPPVHSVDDGGRRVAMVFSGQGTQWAGCGRDLYHAEPVFRRAIDAVEAHWREHSEISLREACFGAPQTELNEVRLAQPVIYMIQCALVELFKTWGVYPDCVVGHSSGEVAAAYACGALSLQEATRLVFHRATLQQRTAGSGRMLAIGLDRPGVEDLLTELDVAFGSGEDDSDQPPQVEIACENAPANTVICGTEEALQPVMAALNHRHLQNQLLPGNIAFHSTAMQPLKDDALAALSFLNDLDFDADVPFVSSVTGLPTRRLDNAYWWSNIRQPVRFAAAMETITREIQPDVVLEIAPHCALQSTIAQCLEGSRAVPANIQTLTRETDVCIGFQTALGALFQAGVPLDFAAQYPRPQPIADRLPGHPREERATMDLHCDNEMFVQQGEYSQGPLVGHRVPCEHLQFEARLSEADFPWLADHRVHHAAIMPAAGYIELILEALGGVPVQFTVLEFLQPCPVPKAPVRLQTALQPVPTDPEEFTFTISSRSYEVDASSEIHCRGKVRVLSTEPALSVPMRLTDIDTDGFEQSILADDQNFYERLQSVLSETFQYGPYFRTIQRVLVDGVSKAYLFDVEMDEGLWATGVEEGYVTCPPLLDGGLQIFLYHLLTAADLFAIPQRAEWVTFLRRPTGPRITCHVTKPSDDWMNANERGQYSVRRGERSGGSISFYDGATGDLVAHIGEYTYFTSNPRWNDLPNSKHQVRWQPKALPAVQEFLDRLPGGEPEPETVVAALTHPDKGERYACHIIEFAGSREPDETILERCAANLAQTAGQSEFWLVGDSEESTRALYDAFHACDVPLRFATFDMADAAALDAGLLRPGAAEIIFLHREAASFGQSEWETVRSLAVPGAWVLVEHDEGDVVSASPGWKAVRAGQRATLLQAPGPDRDQLDADALRSPRWILGEPESWVPAWSAFFKPHDNAHALPEEALLAGRFHALEDWPEAANLQAVDYFCGQDPEDPTGERAASRFVAFVQALVPYRIEHADCPCRLTVITRRAVHDVEDPRGSVLWGAVRSMAVEIDEEAKLDFRLVDLGDRDDLQTLHWLMHHDVRERELAVRKNDVWVPRMVSFRERYARIPAGTLPTYRLTLDNPGQINGLEMKTYELPPLGPEDVEIDVAAAALNFRDIMVTLGLLPALAYERSALGHEVGMEGSGVVRRVGSAVQDHGVGDRVAFIQGGCIANRVVASQYRVFRKPDGINMDEAAASLSVYVTAYYSLIHLARLRKGARVLIHSAMGGVGQAAIALAKHVGAEIYATAGTEEKRAQLQSLGVRAAFDSHSFDWHDELMVATRGEGVDVVLNSLAGRHVHLCLEALRPGGWLCEIGKVDIYADNELGLRVFRKNLRFAAIDVDRLMADDPALARELSVACVDLIEGGAVPPLPVTVFPYEEFAKALRLMTTGRHQGKLVLRAPQGSGPLGAPIADVRPLFDPAATYLLTGGQGGFGRRLLPYLAALGARHLTLMDRNPEHGRDAEWIRWHSALAYMDEDVEFDFVVGDVSVEEDVQRCIGQLQRPLKGVFHLAGSLDDCLLDDLSAESLANVFAPKARGALHLHRATKGHPIDHFVLFSSSASVLGNPGQINYGAANAFLDGLAASRRQQGLPGLSYNMAAVADAGMAARSLPVLRMMRAAGLPAISSDFAVSNLDFALRAMADSDHLVSVLFERPSWTVDLPDYMRIGRLMRNQDAFEAGMTGEQTLESVAAQIAAKVAELCGHDEGGVEEPLSSFGLTSISVAELGTFIQTQFNYRVSALELMTTASALSLAQGIIHGKDEEEEISSDDPAREVTDTSPVFAERLQRAPSRFASAPEDHFPKDVDVAVAESPPLRLEAAG, from the coding sequence ATGAGTTCACAGGAGTTCAATTTCCCGGTTGCCATTACCGGGTACAGCTACCGTTTGCCTGGCGGCATCCACACCGACTCCGACTTCTGGGATCTGCTTAGCAGGCGCGAAATCGTCCAGGAACCCATAACCGATCGCTACGGGAGAGGTTACCGGCCGATCGGCGGTTTCTCCGGCCCAGGTCGGTTTGCCAGCGCCTACGAGGGTCTCATTCGCGACGACGAAGAGAAGCTGTTTGACCGCAGTCTCTTCGGGCTGTCCCAAAGCGAAATGCTGTCGACGGATCCTCAGGTGAGGATGTTGCTGACATGCGCCTGGGAAGCGTTCGAGCGCGTGGGCTGGGACCTCCATTCGCTCCGCAACAGCCCGACCGGCGTCTACATCGGCGCGCAAGTACCGCCCGTCTCGAACTGGCGGCCGATGCGGGGCGCCCAGCCGTTCGACGTGACGGGCATCAGCTTGGCCATGCTCGCCAACCGTATCTCCTATCACTTCAACTTGATGGGGTCCTCCACGACCTATTGCACGGCATGTTCGGCGAGCCTCACTGCTCTCCATGCGGCAATGAACGGGCTCCAGCGCGGTGACTGCGAGCAGGCGCTGGTCGGTTCGGTCAACTACATGGGAACTGCCAGGCTGAGCGCCTCGTTCAACGCCCTGGGAGTGATCAGCCCTGACGGGAAGTGCCATTCCTTCGACGCGGAAGCCAATGGTTACATGCGCTCGGAAGGGGCGTTCGTCTTCACCATCAAACCGCTGACTGCAGCCGAGCGCGACGGGGATCCCATTCACGCCGTCATCGAGGCTACCGCCGTGAATGCGGCCGGCGCTGCCGACGGGACTGAGGGTTTGGCGCAGGGGCGCTACATCACAGCCCCCACCCGTCACGCCCAGGCGGAGCTGATGCGAGTGGCCGGCGCCCGGGCCGGTCGCGCGCCACAGGAGTTCGACTACATCGAGGCCCATGCCACCGGCACTGTCGTGGGGGACCGGATCGAAGGAAACGCCATTACGGACGCGTTTGCCGGACCCGAGCGAGAGACCTCGCTGCGGATTGCAAGCGTCAAGAGCAACCTGGGGCACATGGAAGCCGCGGCGTTCCACTGCGCCCTGCTCAAGGTCCTGCTGATGTTGCAGAGGCGGACATTTGCACCGATTTCCAAGAACTTCGTGGTGCCCAATCCGGAAATCGACTTCGATCGCTGTCCCATGCAGGTGCAGACCGAATGCGAGCCGTTTCCCGAGCGCCCAGTGGTCGTGGGAATCAACTCGTTCGGCTTTGGCGGTGCCAACGGGCACTGCGTGGTCCGCGAGTATCGCCCGGCCCGTCCCCGGACCTGGTCGGTTTCGCTCGCGCCGGAGGCCGGGTTCATGATTCCGCTGTCGGCCCGCACTGGCAGCGCACTCACCGAGAGCGCACGGCGGCTGCGAGACTTCGTCGCCGAACACGAACCCGACCTCTACACCCTGGCCGGCAATCTCGGTCGCCGCCGCACGCATTTCGCCATGCGCGCGCCATTCGCGGTCCGGAACCGCGAGGAACTGGTCGAAGCGCTTGAGGCCTTTATCGAGGACCCGCCGCCTGTCCACTCGGTCGACGACGGCGGGCGCCGCGTGGCGATGGTGTTTTCCGGTCAGGGCACCCAGTGGGCAGGGTGCGGTCGCGACCTGTATCACGCTGAGCCTGTGTTCCGGCGGGCCATCGATGCCGTCGAGGCGCATTGGCGCGAACATTCGGAAATCTCGCTGCGCGAGGCCTGCTTCGGCGCACCGCAGACCGAGCTGAACGAGGTTCGGCTGGCGCAGCCGGTCATTTACATGATCCAGTGTGCCCTGGTGGAGCTGTTCAAGACCTGGGGCGTCTACCCGGATTGCGTGGTCGGTCACAGTTCGGGCGAGGTCGCGGCGGCCTACGCGTGCGGGGCGCTGTCGCTGCAGGAAGCCACGCGTCTGGTGTTTCATCGCGCCACGCTCCAGCAGCGGACCGCCGGATCTGGCCGCATGCTGGCGATCGGCCTCGACCGTCCGGGCGTGGAAGACCTGCTGACGGAACTGGACGTCGCCTTCGGCAGCGGCGAGGACGACTCCGACCAACCGCCGCAGGTAGAGATCGCCTGCGAGAACGCCCCTGCCAACACCGTGATCTGCGGAACAGAGGAAGCCCTGCAGCCGGTCATGGCGGCGTTGAACCACCGGCATCTGCAGAATCAGCTGCTGCCCGGCAACATCGCCTTTCATTCCACCGCGATGCAGCCCCTCAAGGACGATGCGCTGGCGGCGCTGTCGTTCCTGAATGACCTCGACTTCGACGCCGATGTCCCGTTCGTGTCGTCGGTTACCGGACTGCCGACACGGCGACTGGACAACGCGTACTGGTGGTCAAATATCCGCCAGCCGGTGCGGTTCGCTGCCGCGATGGAAACCATCACGCGAGAAATTCAGCCCGACGTGGTGCTGGAAATCGCGCCTCACTGTGCGCTTCAGTCCACGATCGCCCAGTGTTTGGAAGGCAGTCGCGCGGTACCAGCCAACATTCAGACGCTGACCCGAGAGACGGATGTCTGCATCGGCTTTCAGACCGCTCTGGGCGCACTGTTCCAGGCGGGCGTTCCCCTGGACTTCGCGGCCCAGTATCCGCGTCCGCAGCCGATCGCAGATCGCCTGCCCGGACATCCTCGGGAAGAGCGGGCGACGATGGATCTCCATTGCGACAACGAGATGTTCGTTCAGCAAGGCGAGTACTCACAAGGACCACTGGTCGGCCACCGGGTCCCATGTGAGCACCTGCAGTTCGAAGCACGACTGTCGGAAGCTGACTTCCCTTGGCTGGCGGACCATCGCGTGCATCACGCGGCGATCATGCCGGCGGCGGGCTACATCGAGCTGATCCTTGAGGCGCTGGGCGGAGTTCCGGTCCAATTCACGGTGCTCGAATTTCTCCAGCCGTGTCCGGTTCCCAAGGCGCCGGTGAGGCTGCAAACGGCCCTGCAGCCGGTTCCGACGGATCCGGAGGAGTTCACGTTCACAATTTCCTCGCGTTCCTACGAGGTCGACGCTAGCAGCGAGATCCACTGTCGCGGGAAGGTGCGCGTGCTGAGCACCGAGCCGGCGCTCAGCGTGCCGATGCGATTGACGGACATTGACACCGATGGCTTCGAGCAGTCAATTCTTGCTGACGACCAGAATTTCTACGAGCGCTTGCAATCGGTCTTGAGCGAAACATTCCAGTACGGCCCGTATTTCAGGACGATCCAGCGCGTATTGGTGGACGGCGTATCGAAGGCCTACCTGTTTGACGTCGAGATGGACGAGGGGCTGTGGGCGACAGGAGTGGAGGAGGGCTACGTCACCTGTCCTCCTCTGCTCGACGGCGGGCTGCAGATATTCCTGTATCACCTATTGACCGCCGCCGACCTGTTTGCGATTCCGCAGCGGGCGGAATGGGTGACCTTCTTGCGCCGTCCCACCGGGCCCCGCATTACCTGCCATGTCACGAAGCCCAGCGACGACTGGATGAACGCCAACGAACGGGGCCAGTATTCGGTTCGGCGCGGCGAACGATCGGGCGGCAGCATCAGCTTCTACGACGGCGCCACCGGTGATCTCGTCGCCCATATCGGCGAGTACACGTACTTCACGTCCAACCCGCGATGGAATGACTTGCCGAACAGCAAGCACCAGGTTCGCTGGCAGCCAAAGGCGCTTCCCGCAGTTCAGGAATTCCTCGACAGGCTGCCGGGCGGGGAGCCGGAGCCCGAGACCGTAGTCGCGGCGCTGACACACCCGGATAAGGGCGAGCGATACGCTTGTCACATCATCGAGTTCGCCGGCTCCAGAGAGCCGGACGAGACCATTCTTGAACGATGCGCCGCCAACCTCGCGCAGACTGCCGGGCAAAGTGAGTTCTGGCTCGTGGGGGACAGTGAAGAGAGCACGCGGGCCTTGTACGACGCCTTCCATGCCTGTGACGTGCCGCTGCGCTTCGCGACATTCGACATGGCGGATGCCGCCGCTCTGGACGCGGGCCTGCTGCGGCCGGGCGCCGCCGAGATCATTTTCCTCCACCGGGAGGCCGCGAGCTTCGGGCAAAGCGAGTGGGAAACGGTGCGGAGCCTGGCGGTGCCCGGCGCTTGGGTGCTGGTTGAGCACGACGAGGGCGACGTCGTTTCTGCCAGTCCCGGCTGGAAAGCGGTTCGAGCCGGACAACGCGCCACCCTGCTGCAAGCTCCCGGTCCGGACCGCGATCAACTCGATGCCGACGCGCTCCGCAGTCCCCGATGGATCTTGGGCGAGCCCGAAAGTTGGGTACCGGCTTGGTCGGCGTTCTTTAAGCCCCATGACAATGCGCACGCGCTCCCCGAAGAAGCGTTGCTGGCTGGTCGTTTCCATGCGCTGGAGGACTGGCCGGAGGCCGCCAACTTGCAGGCGGTCGACTACTTCTGCGGCCAGGATCCGGAAGACCCGACAGGGGAGAGAGCGGCATCCCGTTTTGTCGCGTTTGTCCAGGCCCTGGTCCCCTACCGGATTGAGCACGCGGACTGCCCGTGCCGATTGACCGTCATCACGCGCCGCGCCGTCCACGATGTAGAGGATCCGCGCGGCAGCGTGTTGTGGGGAGCGGTCCGCAGCATGGCTGTGGAAATTGACGAGGAGGCGAAACTCGATTTCCGCCTGGTGGATCTGGGTGACCGGGACGATCTCCAGACGCTGCACTGGCTGATGCACCACGACGTGCGGGAACGCGAACTGGCAGTGCGGAAGAATGACGTCTGGGTGCCGCGAATGGTCAGTTTCCGGGAGCGCTATGCGCGGATCCCTGCCGGCACCCTGCCAACGTACCGCCTGACGCTCGACAATCCGGGGCAGATCAATGGCCTCGAGATGAAGACGTACGAACTTCCGCCGTTGGGTCCGGAAGACGTGGAGATCGACGTCGCTGCCGCTGCACTCAACTTCCGCGACATCATGGTGACGCTGGGGCTGTTGCCGGCATTGGCGTATGAGCGCTCAGCCCTGGGGCACGAGGTCGGCATGGAGGGGAGCGGGGTCGTACGTCGGGTCGGGTCAGCTGTTCAGGATCACGGCGTCGGAGACCGGGTGGCTTTCATCCAGGGCGGCTGCATCGCGAATCGCGTGGTGGCCAGCCAATACCGCGTGTTCCGCAAGCCCGACGGTATCAACATGGACGAGGCCGCAGCATCGTTGTCGGTCTATGTCACCGCGTACTACTCTTTGATCCATCTGGCCCGCTTGCGGAAAGGGGCGCGGGTCCTGATCCATTCGGCGATGGGCGGAGTGGGACAGGCCGCCATCGCTTTGGCCAAACACGTCGGGGCGGAAATCTACGCTACTGCCGGAACCGAGGAAAAGCGCGCGCAGCTGCAGTCACTTGGTGTGCGGGCAGCCTTTGATTCGCACAGTTTCGACTGGCACGACGAACTGATGGTGGCCACCCGAGGAGAGGGCGTGGACGTCGTGCTGAACTCCCTGGCGGGGCGCCATGTCCATTTATGTCTCGAGGCGCTGCGTCCCGGCGGGTGGCTGTGCGAGATCGGCAAGGTCGATATCTATGCCGACAACGAACTCGGCCTGCGGGTGTTCCGCAAGAACTTGCGGTTCGCGGCCATCGATGTGGACCGGCTGATGGCCGATGACCCGGCCTTGGCACGGGAGTTGTCAGTCGCCTGTGTCGACCTGATAGAAGGCGGTGCCGTGCCGCCATTGCCGGTCACTGTATTTCCGTACGAAGAATTCGCGAAGGCCCTGCGGTTGATGACCACCGGCCGGCATCAGGGCAAGCTGGTCCTGCGGGCTCCGCAGGGCTCCGGTCCGCTGGGCGCGCCGATCGCGGACGTGCGACCGCTGTTCGATCCGGCTGCAACCTATCTGCTAACGGGCGGTCAGGGCGGATTCGGCCGCCGCCTGCTGCCATACCTTGCGGCATTGGGGGCGCGCCACCTCACCCTGATGGACCGCAATCCGGAACACGGCCGGGATGCCGAGTGGATTCGCTGGCACAGCGCACTCGCCTACATGGATGAGGATGTAGAATTCGACTTCGTTGTGGGAGACGTATCGGTCGAGGAAGACGTTCAGCGCTGTATTGGCCAGCTCCAGCGGCCGCTCAAGGGCGTGTTCCATCTTGCCGGATCCCTCGACGACTGCCTGCTCGACGATCTTTCGGCCGAGTCACTTGCAAATGTGTTTGCCCCTAAGGCTCGTGGTGCGCTCCACCTGCATCGGGCCACCAAGGGCCACCCGATCGACCATTTCGTGCTGTTCTCGTCGTCCGCCTCGGTCCTCGGCAACCCGGGCCAGATCAACTATGGCGCCGCCAACGCTTTTCTCGACGGACTGGCTGCGAGCCGCCGTCAGCAGGGCTTGCCGGGCCTTTCATACAACATGGCCGCCGTCGCCGACGCCGGCATGGCCGCGCGTAGCCTGCCGGTGCTCCGCATGATGCGGGCGGCCGGCCTGCCGGCAATCAGCAGTGATTTCGCTGTTTCCAATTTGGACTTCGCGCTCCGCGCCATGGCGGACTCGGACCATCTTGTCTCGGTGTTGTTCGAGCGTCCGTCGTGGACGGTTGACCTCCCGGACTACATGCGCATTGGGCGCCTGATGCGCAATCAGGATGCGTTCGAGGCCGGCATGACCGGAGAACAGACGCTCGAGAGCGTGGCGGCGCAGATTGCCGCGAAGGTGGCGGAGCTGTGCGGTCATGACGAGGGTGGCGTCGAAGAGCCACTGTCCAGCTTCGGTCTCACCTCGATTTCGGTTGCCGAGCTGGGAACGTTTATCCAGACGCAGTTCAATTACCGGGTGAGCGCGCTTGAACTCATGACGACAGCTTCGGCGCTGTCGTTGGCGCAGGGGATCATCCACGGAAAGGATGAGGAGGAGGAGATCTCGTCCGATGATCCGGCAAGGGAGGTAACGGACACGTCGCCCGTCTTTGCGGAACGCCTGCAGCGGGCACCGTCGCGTTTCGCGAGCGCGCCGGAGGACCACTTTCCGAAGGACGTCGATGTCGCTGTAGCGGAATCGCCCCCGTTACGGCTCGAGGCGGCGGGATAG
- a CDS encoding dipeptidase, which translates to MPFSVASGMVLLGIAFVALPATANRDAAFQAEAAAVHARVLTIDTHIDIPPTFGTAAYDILRAKPPRQKVDLPGMKKGGLDAAFFVVYVPQRERNPSGYARAVSDAFVKVAAIREMTDLQHPDRIGLALSARDVHRIHAEGRRVALMGMENGFALGPNVDLLDTYYAFGVRYLGLVHNGHNDIGDSAVPNLRRGEPPAEHGGLSDFGRKVIARANALGIIVDISHAAMTTALDAINASHAPVLASHSAVRGVYDHPRNLSDEALWALRRTGGVVSIVAFDSYLHPVPEEKKAALAALRTEFDLRDAVDWARMSEAERDAYVERRVELDRTWPKASVRHLVDHIDYAVNLIGIDHVGITSDFNGGGGIEGWNAADEALNVTIELMRRGYAEDAIAKLWGGNLLRVMRAVETVAAAAQDQ; encoded by the coding sequence ATGCCATTTTCCGTTGCATCCGGGATGGTTCTGCTCGGAATCGCCTTTGTTGCGCTTCCGGCGACCGCGAACCGTGATGCCGCCTTCCAGGCTGAAGCCGCAGCCGTTCACGCGCGCGTGCTGACCATCGACACCCATATCGATATTCCGCCCACCTTCGGCACCGCGGCCTACGACATTCTCCGAGCCAAACCTCCTCGCCAGAAGGTAGATTTGCCGGGAATGAAGAAAGGCGGGCTGGATGCCGCCTTTTTTGTCGTGTACGTCCCGCAACGTGAACGTAATCCTTCTGGATACGCACGCGCCGTATCCGATGCCTTTGTCAAAGTTGCCGCGATTCGGGAGATGACCGACCTCCAGCATCCGGACCGAATCGGTCTGGCCCTTTCCGCCCGTGATGTGCACCGGATCCACGCCGAAGGGAGGCGCGTGGCCCTCATGGGCATGGAGAACGGGTTCGCCTTGGGCCCCAATGTCGACCTCCTCGATACCTATTACGCGTTCGGTGTCCGTTACCTAGGCCTTGTGCACAATGGACATAATGACATCGGTGATTCCGCTGTACCGAATCTCCGCCGGGGCGAGCCCCCGGCGGAGCATGGCGGCCTAAGCGACTTCGGGCGCAAGGTGATCGCCCGCGCCAATGCCCTTGGAATCATCGTCGACATCTCGCACGCCGCCATGACGACAGCGCTAGACGCCATCAACGCTTCGCATGCGCCTGTACTCGCCTCCCACTCGGCTGTACGCGGTGTGTACGATCATCCGCGCAATCTCTCCGATGAAGCCCTGTGGGCCCTCCGCCGGACCGGCGGGGTCGTATCCATTGTCGCTTTCGACTCTTACCTGCACCCCGTACCCGAGGAAAAGAAAGCTGCCCTTGCGGCGTTGCGGACGGAATTCGACCTCCGGGATGCAGTGGACTGGGCGCGAATGAGCGAGGCCGAGCGCGATGCCTATGTCGAACGCCGCGTCGAATTGGATCGGACGTGGCCGAAGGCGTCGGTGAGGCACCTCGTCGACCACATCGACTATGCCGTCAATCTCATCGGAATCGACCACGTCGGAATCACGTCCGATTTCAACGGCGGCGGTGGAATCGAAGGCTGGAACGCCGCCGATGAGGCCCTTAACGTCACCATCGAGCTGATGCGCAGAGGATACGCTGAAGATGCCATCGCCAAGCTCTGGGGCGGTAACCTGCTTCGGGTGATGAGAGCTGTGGAAACGGTTGCGGCAGCAGCGCAGGACCAGTGA
- the bamE gene encoding outer membrane protein assembly factor BamE — translation MRVSPLALPLIALLVALAACGSPRVTTNGFLFSGLDLSFLEEDGVTCEDVLATLGTPTARRHFTGDPFGNDAWFYIGQRVSYYAFLKPDVIEQRVIAVLFDSEIDAGRSSCGDNPNVLEVADYGDNELRNMVFNPDATVVVGNKRTLLQELFGDIGRFSTPTVR, via the coding sequence TTGCGCGTCTCGCCGCTAGCGTTGCCGCTGATCGCCCTGCTGGTGGCGTTGGCCGCCTGCGGGTCGCCACGCGTCACGACCAACGGATTCCTGTTTTCGGGGCTCGATCTTTCCTTCCTGGAAGAAGACGGCGTCACTTGTGAAGACGTCCTGGCGACACTCGGAACGCCGACGGCACGGCGCCACTTCACCGGCGATCCGTTCGGCAACGACGCATGGTTCTACATCGGTCAACGTGTCAGCTACTACGCGTTCCTGAAGCCCGACGTGATCGAGCAGCGGGTAATTGCGGTACTTTTCGATTCGGAGATCGACGCGGGGCGGTCGAGCTGCGGCGACAACCCTAACGTGTTGGAGGTTGCGGACTACGGTGACAACGAGCTCCGGAATATGGTCTTCAATCCTGATGCGACGGTCGTCGTCGGCAACAAGCGGACCCTGCTGCAGGAACTGTTCGGCGACATCGGCCGATTCTCCACGCCGACCGTCCGGTAA